The Enteractinococcus fodinae genome has a segment encoding these proteins:
- a CDS encoding heme o synthase has protein sequence MSTSLESAAIQDVSSSTASEPTRQKIGFRRKAKAYLSLTKPRVIELLLVTTLPTMIFAQRGWPDLWTVLATMVGGALAAGASGSFNCYIDRDIDQHMQRTKNRPLVTGEVTPREALVFSWVLTFAAIGILALGTNWLATAFGIAAIFFYVVIYSLILKRRTEQNIIWGGLAGAFPVLIAWAAVRGTVEWPAVVLFIVIFLWTPPHYWPLSLKYKEDYQEVDVPMLGAIATSRRVSSQVVLYTWATVIISLLLVPMGWAGIVYTATAAVSGGWFIYEAHKLYRDSQRPGFNDKKAMRVFHLSITYLTLIFVALAVDPFVGAPLMGDMVTAP, from the coding sequence ATGTCAACTTCGTTAGAGTCCGCCGCCATCCAAGACGTTTCGTCTTCCACCGCATCGGAGCCGACTCGACAAAAGATCGGGTTCCGCCGCAAGGCGAAAGCCTATCTGTCCCTCACCAAACCGCGAGTGATCGAACTGCTTTTGGTGACGACCTTACCGACGATGATCTTCGCTCAGCGCGGGTGGCCCGACCTGTGGACGGTCCTGGCCACGATGGTGGGTGGGGCATTAGCAGCTGGCGCTTCCGGTTCGTTCAATTGCTATATCGATCGTGATATTGATCAACACATGCAGCGCACCAAGAATCGCCCGCTGGTGACTGGCGAGGTCACTCCACGAGAGGCGCTAGTCTTTTCCTGGGTTCTGACTTTTGCAGCCATTGGCATCCTGGCGCTAGGCACGAACTGGTTGGCCACAGCCTTCGGTATCGCAGCAATTTTCTTCTATGTCGTGATTTACTCACTGATCCTGAAGCGCCGGACCGAACAGAACATTATCTGGGGCGGCTTGGCCGGGGCATTTCCGGTCCTCATCGCCTGGGCGGCCGTTCGTGGCACCGTAGAATGGCCCGCTGTCGTGCTGTTTATCGTGATTTTCCTCTGGACACCACCGCACTACTGGCCCTTGAGCTTGAAATATAAAGAGGACTACCAGGAAGTTGATGTTCCGATGCTCGGCGCGATCGCAACCTCGCGCAGAGTCTCGTCGCAGGTTGTGCTCTACACCTGGGCCACCGTGATCATTTCCCTGCTGCTGGTGCCAATGGGCTGGGCAGGCATCGTGTATACCGCTACCGCAGCAGTATCTGGCGGTTGGTTTATCTATGAGGCCCACAAGCTCTACCGCGACTCGCAACGCCCCGGCTTCAACGATAAAAAGGCCATGCGAGTCTTCCACCTTTCCATCACCTATCTCACGCTGATTTTCGTCGCACTAGCCGTCGACCCATTCGTGGGCGCTCCGCTCATGGGCGACATGGTCACCGCACCGTAA
- a CDS encoding Cpe/LpqF family protein (Related to clavulanate biosynthesis protein Cpe, which has an isomerase-like N-terminal domain and a beta-lactamase-like C-terminal domain.): MKLTTPRNIVLTAVFATTIALTGCTADPEVADVLPDQGSAPTHVAETTFPDTEVANMSQWVVEEINGVRAIDKRDWYPRVSPELTEDIPVDSLVGTLNSQLRPHLPYVASEYEEPESNYGITRLTPDLTAVPVDLHLQLDDTGMISALWYEEIESDADSDEQPATSEDEEESTPGVGQ; this comes from the coding sequence ATGAAACTAACGACACCCCGCAATATTGTTCTGACCGCCGTGTTTGCGACCACTATCGCTCTCACTGGATGCACTGCCGACCCTGAGGTCGCCGATGTTCTGCCAGATCAAGGCTCAGCGCCAACGCATGTGGCCGAAACAACCTTCCCTGACACTGAGGTGGCGAACATGTCCCAGTGGGTGGTCGAGGAAATCAACGGCGTTCGCGCTATTGATAAACGTGACTGGTATCCTCGAGTCTCCCCGGAACTGACTGAAGATATCCCCGTCGACTCCCTCGTCGGGACGCTCAATTCTCAGTTGCGCCCTCATCTGCCGTATGTGGCATCAGAGTATGAGGAACCGGAATCGAATTACGGCATTACGCGTTTGACGCCAGATCTGACAGCGGTACCGGTGGATCTACATCTGCAGTTAGACGACACGGGTATGATTAGTGCCCTGTGGTACGAAGAGATCGAATCGGATGCGGACTCTGACGAACAGCCGGCTACCTCGGAAGACGAAGAAGAGAGTACTCCGGGTGTGGGCCAGTAG
- a CDS encoding COX15/CtaA family protein, translating into MTTSGDLTSRRWYDALLPRTFTLWTMVLGVASVVSQAGIIVTGGAVRLTASGLGCPEWPRCTEDSFVNTPEMGMHGVIEFGNRLLTFVLAAIAVLTILALLRLRKTHRNLFVMSVILFLGIPGQAVIGGITVWTDLNPWVVMLHFLLSAAMVSIAVFMAHRIGAERRARKTGMHPVRLQDGASTPLTKALAVLTYLTGWVVLIVGTVVTGTGPHGGDPAAPRHDFDPLLVTRLHAAPVYLMTALAIVLLVVMYRMNTSQRQRRAVWSFTAVLVFQALVGFYQHFNGLPILVVGFHMLGTGLVIWTMTVLLDVFTSRYETHPTEAEQPLNEPSPTLANA; encoded by the coding sequence ATGACAACTTCAGGCGACCTGACAAGCCGTCGCTGGTACGACGCCCTTCTGCCACGCACATTCACCCTGTGGACGATGGTGTTAGGTGTAGCATCCGTCGTGTCACAGGCCGGCATTATTGTAACCGGTGGTGCTGTCCGTTTGACCGCCTCGGGTCTGGGCTGTCCCGAGTGGCCGCGATGCACCGAAGATTCCTTTGTTAATACCCCGGAGATGGGGATGCACGGCGTGATCGAATTCGGTAACCGGCTGCTCACTTTTGTCTTAGCCGCAATTGCCGTGCTAACGATCCTGGCCCTCCTACGGCTGCGCAAGACGCACCGCAACTTATTCGTCATGTCCGTCATTTTGTTTCTGGGCATCCCGGGTCAGGCTGTTATTGGCGGAATTACCGTGTGGACCGACCTGAACCCCTGGGTTGTCATGCTGCACTTCTTACTCTCGGCGGCGATGGTCTCCATAGCGGTGTTCATGGCACACCGGATTGGGGCCGAGCGTCGTGCACGGAAAACAGGTATGCATCCGGTTCGTTTACAGGACGGGGCTTCCACACCGCTGACCAAGGCTTTGGCTGTGCTGACCTACCTGACCGGTTGGGTTGTCCTGATTGTGGGGACCGTGGTGACCGGCACCGGGCCTCACGGTGGTGACCCGGCCGCACCGCGGCACGATTTTGATCCGCTACTCGTCACACGTCTTCACGCCGCTCCGGTATACCTCATGACAGCGTTGGCAATCGTGCTGTTGGTCGTGATGTACCGGATGAACACGTCGCAGCGTCAACGACGAGCCGTCTGGAGCTTCACCGCCGTGCTGGTCTTCCAAGCTCTCGTCGGGTTCTATCAACACTTCAACGGGCTGCCCATTCTGGTAGTCGGCTTCCATATGCTGGGCACCGGCTTGGTTATCTGGACCATGACGGTGTTGCTTGACGTCTTCACGTCCCGCTATGAAACCCATCCCACGGAAGCCGAACAACCTCTCAATGAACCCTCGCCTACCTTGGCGAACGCGTAA
- a CDS encoding ABC transporter permease encodes MTTLDLTPVDRPHSASLWSKVLAQGRYETRVTVTNGEQLLVSIILPLLALAGLYFTGLFDTADGPSTIDIATPGILALSVLSSGLTGQGIATGFDRRYGVLQYLATTPLGPIGLLLGKVVAVLMVQTTQLLVIGCVALLLGWSPNVAGVGLALVFVLLGVIAFTALGLLIAGTVRPEATLAITNISWVILGALGGVVFPVAEFTGSVIIDYLPSAALGNGLRAALVDGTFDVGSCVILALWAVVFSLGTIRWFKWR; translated from the coding sequence ATGACCACGCTTGATCTAACTCCGGTGGATAGGCCACACTCAGCCTCGCTGTGGTCGAAAGTGTTGGCGCAAGGTCGCTACGAAACCCGAGTGACCGTGACCAACGGGGAACAGCTCTTGGTCTCCATCATTCTTCCGCTGCTGGCCCTAGCGGGACTGTACTTTACGGGACTGTTTGATACCGCCGACGGGCCATCAACGATCGATATCGCTACCCCTGGCATCTTGGCACTATCGGTCCTCTCTTCGGGGCTAACAGGCCAAGGGATCGCCACCGGTTTTGATCGCCGCTATGGGGTGCTGCAATACCTCGCCACCACTCCCCTGGGCCCCATTGGATTGCTTCTGGGCAAAGTCGTCGCCGTTTTGATGGTGCAAACAACTCAGCTGCTCGTGATCGGATGTGTGGCCCTCTTGTTGGGCTGGTCGCCGAATGTTGCCGGTGTCGGCTTGGCGTTGGTCTTCGTGTTGCTCGGTGTCATCGCCTTCACCGCGCTTGGTCTACTGATCGCGGGGACTGTACGACCGGAAGCGACCTTGGCGATCACCAACATCTCATGGGTCATCCTGGGAGCTTTGGGTGGAGTGGTCTTTCCAGTAGCTGAATTCACTGGCAGCGTGATCATCGACTATCTTCCCTCAGCTGCGCTGGGCAACGGGCTTCGTGCCGCGCTGGTTGATGGCACATTTGATGTCGGTTCATGTGTCATCTTGGCTCTCTGGGCAGTGGTATTTAGCTTGGGCACTATACGCTGGTTTAAGTGGCGTTAA
- a CDS encoding ABC transporter ATP-binding protein: MLSLSNVHRNVPTRKGRFPILKGISFEAKAGEVTALLGPNGAGKTTTLSIAQGIDPVSSGSVRLLGVDPYRADAGLRSQVGVMLQEGGLPMAVTGERLLQHLQRLYLHPADIDGLMERLEIHPFKDRQIRRLSGGQRQRLGMAAALVGRPRVVFLDEPSAGLDPVSRRIVFELIEELKALGVCIILTTHLLEDAQRLADHVVLIRDGRVEAAGTVDELTATGLRPPLAFRLDTALTPQQQQDFPAHLSLSTEGAASGDVVWHVAGIENPTDLHALTAWWVRHDLMPVDLGLSGKSLEDVFWELTTHDHA, translated from the coding sequence ATGCTGTCATTATCAAATGTCCATCGAAACGTCCCTACCCGCAAGGGGCGTTTTCCTATTCTCAAAGGCATCAGCTTTGAAGCCAAAGCCGGTGAGGTCACAGCGCTGCTAGGTCCCAATGGAGCCGGTAAAACCACGACATTGTCCATCGCTCAGGGCATCGATCCGGTCAGTTCCGGAAGCGTGCGACTGTTAGGAGTTGATCCGTACCGCGCTGATGCAGGCTTACGAAGCCAGGTTGGTGTCATGCTGCAAGAAGGTGGCTTACCCATGGCGGTCACGGGTGAGCGATTACTCCAACATCTGCAGCGGTTGTACCTGCATCCGGCGGATATCGATGGGCTCATGGAACGACTCGAGATCCACCCCTTCAAGGATCGTCAAATTCGTCGGCTTTCCGGTGGGCAGCGGCAGCGCTTAGGCATGGCTGCCGCGCTGGTGGGTCGTCCTCGGGTGGTGTTCCTTGATGAGCCATCCGCAGGCCTAGATCCGGTGTCACGTCGCATCGTGTTCGAACTGATCGAAGAACTCAAAGCTCTTGGGGTGTGCATCATCTTGACCACTCACTTGCTCGAAGACGCCCAACGCTTAGCGGACCACGTGGTACTCATTCGCGATGGTCGTGTCGAAGCAGCCGGCACCGTCGATGAATTAACTGCAACTGGATTGCGTCCGCCACTGGCATTCCGGTTGGACACCGCACTGACACCACAACAGCAACAGGATTTTCCAGCGCACCTGTCACTGAGCACTGAAGGAGCCGCAAGCGGGGATGTGGTCTGGCACGTCGCTGGGATAGAAAACCCCACTGACTTACATGCACTGACTGCCTGGTGGGTGCGTCACGATCTAATGCCTGTTGATCTAGGGTTGAGCGGCAAATCTCTAGAGGATGTTTTTTGGGAGCTGACCACACATGACCACGCTTGA
- a CDS encoding helix-turn-helix transcriptional regulator, with translation MITKFAESPSGNPSSGAGTTKTTRQKVMHAVLAHGPVSAATIGKKLGLTAAAVRRHLDALEEEGLVEVKVVSGSQRGAGRPSRRYVVTHQGQVQLGDDYLDVATDAMSALVELGGQEALRGFARQYFHKIEQRFHEELVEGATLNDRIHTLTSVLEELGFAATTRRAGRTAKVTTLRAAQICQGHCPIQELAGRFPQFCEEETDVFARLLEVDVRRLATMPTGGHVCNTHVPLGRAAHASLRAASSTKTSAN, from the coding sequence ATGATTACTAAATTCGCTGAATCCCCTTCGGGAAATCCTTCTTCTGGCGCGGGCACAACCAAAACGACGCGGCAGAAGGTCATGCATGCCGTACTGGCTCACGGACCGGTGAGTGCTGCAACGATCGGTAAAAAACTTGGCCTCACAGCTGCGGCGGTACGGCGTCACCTCGACGCTCTCGAGGAAGAAGGCCTCGTTGAGGTCAAAGTAGTCTCCGGTTCGCAGCGTGGTGCTGGGCGACCATCCCGACGTTATGTCGTGACACATCAAGGGCAAGTACAACTTGGGGATGACTATCTCGATGTCGCGACTGACGCAATGTCAGCTCTCGTTGAGCTAGGCGGCCAGGAAGCACTGCGCGGATTCGCCCGACAGTACTTTCATAAAATTGAACAACGCTTCCATGAAGAACTCGTTGAGGGAGCCACGCTCAACGATCGAATTCACACGTTGACGAGCGTCTTGGAAGAACTCGGGTTTGCAGCCACCACCCGACGCGCTGGTCGAACAGCGAAGGTCACCACCTTACGGGCGGCCCAAATTTGCCAGGGTCATTGCCCTATCCAAGAGCTGGCCGGAAGATTCCCACAATTTTGTGAGGAAGAAACTGACGTGTTTGCGCGTTTACTAGAAGTAGACGTCCGAAGACTCGCGACAATGCCCACAGGTGGCCATGTATGCAACACCCACGTACCATTGGGTCGGGCTGCACACGCGTCACTGCGGGCGGCAAGCAGTACAAAGACTTCAGCGAATTAA
- the sufB gene encoding Fe-S cluster assembly protein SufB, giving the protein MTDQISQETADPGVIQDVLDANPELEAIGPYEFGWHDPDEAGEKAIRGLNEDVVRNISELKDEPEWMLKTRLKGLRYFDRKPMPTWGADLSGIDFDRIKYFVRSTERQATRWEDLPEDILETYERLGIPEAERERLVAGVAAQYESEVVYHQINDELERQGVVFLDTDTGLKEHEDMFKEYFGSVIPVGDNKFSALNTAVWSGGSYVYVPKGVHVEIPLQAYFRINTENMGQFERTLIIADEGSYVHYVEGCTAPIYKTDSLHSAVVEIIVKKNARVRYTTIQNWSNNVYNLVTKRAVVEEGGTMEWVDGNIGSKVTMKYPAVYLTGEHSHGETLTMAFAGAGQHQDTGSKMVHLAPNTKSNIISKSVARGGGRSAYRGLVQIAEGAKKSANNTECDALLVDTISRTDTYPYIDIREDDVTLGHEATVSKVSEMQLFYLMSRGLSEEEAMAMIVRGFVEPISRHLPMEYALELNKLIELQMEGSVG; this is encoded by the coding sequence ATGACGGATCAAATCAGTCAAGAAACCGCCGATCCAGGCGTGATTCAGGATGTTCTGGATGCCAACCCAGAGCTCGAAGCCATTGGTCCCTACGAATTCGGCTGGCACGACCCGGACGAAGCCGGCGAAAAAGCGATCCGCGGCCTCAACGAAGACGTGGTTCGGAACATCTCCGAACTCAAAGATGAGCCTGAATGGATGCTGAAGACCCGCCTGAAGGGCCTGCGCTATTTCGATCGTAAACCCATGCCAACGTGGGGTGCAGACCTCTCCGGGATTGACTTTGATCGAATCAAATACTTCGTGCGTTCCACCGAACGCCAGGCTACCCGCTGGGAAGATCTGCCCGAAGACATCCTCGAAACCTATGAGCGTCTAGGCATCCCAGAAGCCGAACGTGAGCGTCTGGTTGCTGGTGTAGCAGCCCAATACGAATCTGAAGTGGTCTACCACCAGATCAACGACGAACTAGAACGCCAGGGCGTGGTGTTCTTAGACACCGATACCGGCCTTAAAGAACACGAAGATATGTTCAAAGAGTACTTCGGTTCGGTCATCCCAGTTGGCGATAATAAATTCTCTGCCCTCAACACTGCGGTATGGTCCGGTGGCTCCTACGTTTACGTGCCAAAGGGTGTACACGTCGAGATCCCACTGCAGGCCTATTTCCGGATTAACACCGAAAACATGGGTCAGTTCGAGCGCACCTTGATCATCGCCGATGAAGGCTCATACGTTCACTACGTCGAAGGCTGTACCGCACCGATCTACAAGACCGACTCGCTGCACTCCGCCGTCGTTGAAATCATCGTGAAGAAGAACGCCCGCGTTCGCTACACGACCATTCAAAACTGGTCGAACAACGTCTACAACCTGGTCACCAAGCGTGCGGTTGTGGAAGAGGGCGGCACCATGGAATGGGTCGATGGCAACATCGGTTCCAAAGTCACCATGAAGTACCCGGCCGTCTACCTGACCGGTGAACACTCCCACGGTGAAACCCTGACCATGGCATTTGCCGGCGCAGGCCAGCACCAAGACACCGGTTCCAAGATGGTGCACTTGGCACCAAACACCAAGTCGAATATCATCTCCAAGTCGGTAGCCCGTGGCGGGGGACGTTCTGCGTACCGCGGTCTGGTGCAAATTGCCGAGGGCGCGAAGAAATCGGCAAATAACACCGAGTGTGACGCACTGCTGGTCGACACCATCTCGCGGACCGATACCTACCCGTACATCGACATTCGCGAAGATGACGTCACCTTGGGTCACGAAGCGACCGTGTCCAAGGTTTCTGAAATGCAGCTGTTCTACCTGATGAGCCGTGGGCTGTCAGAAGAAGAAGCCATGGCCATGATCGTCCGCGGCTTCGTTGAACCGATTTCGCGTCACCTGCCAATGGAATACGCACTGGAACTGAACAAACTTATTGAACTGCAAATGGAAGGATCGGTGGGCTAA
- the sufD gene encoding Fe-S cluster assembly protein SufD yields MGEEGEELVVKQTAGQQSDAEEVTYGTSRADRQTSFDLADFPVLTGEEEDWRFTPLHRLAGLHLPEGDDTLLTGPAPQVTVTEHEGVTIETVGRDDNRLGSFMVPDDRTSAAAWASFSEATVITVADNLEFEKPLEISVQGNSKDPAAQHIYIAVGANTHVDLVINQTGQAVVSQNIEFAVGQGANVNVVSLQAWDDDAVHVGSQQASLGKDSTFKHVVISYGGSLVRLTPITRFAGEGATTNMYGLYFADAGQHLEHRIFIDHSTNNCTSDALYKGALQGKGARAVWVGDVLIRGNTSGTDSYEKNENLLLSEGAHADSIPNLEIETGIIDSGGHASSVGRFDESQLFYLMARGIPEPTARKLILRGFLNEVIQKIGIEEVEEAVTEVMEREIADVAL; encoded by the coding sequence ATGGGTGAAGAAGGCGAAGAACTCGTCGTCAAGCAAACTGCTGGCCAGCAGTCCGACGCCGAGGAAGTCACTTACGGAACTTCACGTGCGGATCGTCAGACCAGCTTTGATCTGGCAGATTTTCCGGTCTTGACCGGTGAGGAAGAAGACTGGCGCTTCACCCCGCTCCACCGCCTCGCCGGCCTGCACCTACCTGAAGGTGACGACACGCTCCTGACTGGTCCAGCACCACAGGTCACTGTCACCGAACACGAGGGTGTCACCATTGAAACTGTTGGTCGCGACGACAACCGGTTGGGCTCCTTTATGGTGCCAGATGATCGCACCTCAGCTGCAGCCTGGGCATCCTTCAGCGAAGCAACCGTTATCACGGTGGCTGACAATCTCGAGTTCGAAAAACCGCTTGAGATCTCTGTTCAGGGTAACTCGAAGGACCCGGCAGCACAGCACATCTACATTGCCGTGGGCGCAAACACCCACGTTGATCTGGTAATCAACCAGACTGGTCAAGCTGTCGTGTCGCAAAATATCGAGTTTGCGGTAGGACAGGGCGCGAACGTCAACGTCGTCTCCTTGCAAGCTTGGGACGACGATGCAGTACACGTTGGCTCACAGCAGGCATCACTGGGCAAAGACTCCACCTTCAAACACGTGGTCATCTCCTACGGTGGCTCCTTGGTTCGTCTGACCCCGATCACCCGGTTCGCCGGCGAAGGTGCAACCACTAACATGTACGGCCTGTACTTCGCAGACGCCGGACAGCACCTAGAACACCGTATTTTCATCGATCACTCGACGAATAATTGCACCTCGGATGCACTGTACAAGGGTGCGCTGCAAGGAAAGGGTGCTCGCGCAGTGTGGGTCGGTGACGTCTTGATTCGCGGGAACACCTCAGGGACGGACTCCTACGAGAAGAATGAGAACCTCCTCCTGAGCGAAGGCGCCCACGCCGATTCGATTCCAAACTTGGAAATCGAGACCGGGATCATCGACTCCGGTGGTCACGCCTCATCGGTCGGTCGCTTCGATGAGTCGCAGCTGTTTTACCTGATGGCTCGGGGGATCCCAGAGCCAACCGCTCGCAAGCTGATCCTGCGCGGCTTCCTCAACGAAGTCATTCAGAAAATCGGCATCGAGGAAGTCGAAGAGGCCGTGACTGAGGTCATGGAACGCGAAATCGCCGACGTCGCACTGTAA
- the sufC gene encoding Fe-S cluster assembly ATPase SufC: MSKLEIKDLHVSIETEQGDVEILKGVSLTINSGETHAIMGPNGSGKSTLAQAIAGHPSYNVTSGEILLDGEDVLEMEVDERAQAGLFLAMQYPVEVPGVSMTNFLRTAKTALDGEAPSIRTWTKDVREAMNNLEMDANFATRNVNEGFSGGEKKRAEILQLELFKPKMAILDETDSGLDIDALRIVSDGVNRAQENNGMGTLLITHYTRILRYIKPDHVHVFVDGKIVDSGGAELAERLEDEGYVNYEKTEAPA; encoded by the coding sequence ATGTCCAAACTTGAGATCAAAGATCTACACGTCAGCATCGAGACCGAGCAGGGCGATGTCGAGATCCTCAAAGGTGTCAGCCTGACCATCAACTCCGGCGAAACTCACGCCATCATGGGACCCAACGGTTCCGGTAAATCCACGCTGGCCCAAGCCATCGCGGGTCACCCGTCCTACAACGTCACCAGCGGTGAAATCTTGCTGGACGGCGAAGACGTGCTCGAAATGGAAGTTGACGAACGTGCACAGGCCGGACTGTTCCTCGCCATGCAGTACCCAGTAGAGGTACCAGGCGTTTCGATGACCAACTTCCTGCGGACCGCAAAGACCGCGCTGGACGGCGAAGCACCATCGATCCGCACCTGGACAAAAGACGTCCGCGAGGCCATGAATAACCTCGAGATGGATGCCAACTTCGCGACCCGTAACGTCAACGAAGGTTTCTCCGGTGGTGAGAAGAAGCGCGCAGAGATCTTGCAGCTTGAACTCTTCAAGCCAAAAATGGCCATCCTGGATGAGACAGACTCCGGGCTGGACATTGACGCGCTGCGCATCGTTTCGGACGGCGTAAACCGTGCACAGGAAAATAACGGCATGGGTACCTTGCTGATCACCCACTACACCCGCATCCTGCGCTACATCAAACCGGATCACGTGCACGTCTTCGTTGACGGCAAGATCGTTGATTCAGGCGGAGCAGAACTCGCCGAACGTCTCGAAGACGAAGGCTATGTCAACTACGAAAAGACCGAAGCCCCCGCCTAA
- a CDS encoding metal-sulfur cluster assembly factor — MSTVAQTPLEDIEEALKDVIDPELGVNIVDLGLLYGLNYAEDGALIVDMTLTTAACPLTDVIEDQVGRAIETMVDEWRLNWVWMPPWGPEKITEDGREQMRALGFNI, encoded by the coding sequence ATGTCCACTGTTGCACAGACACCACTCGAAGACATTGAGGAAGCCCTCAAAGACGTCATCGACCCCGAATTGGGTGTCAATATCGTCGATCTAGGCCTGCTATACGGCCTGAACTACGCCGAAGACGGCGCCCTGATCGTAGATATGACCTTGACCACCGCCGCTTGCCCGCTCACTGACGTGATCGAGGACCAGGTAGGCCGTGCCATCGAGACCATGGTCGATGAATGGCGCCTCAACTGGGTCTGGATGCCGCCATGGGGTCCAGAGAAAATTACCGAAGACGGTCGCGAACAAATGCGCGCCCTCGGGTTCAATATCTAA
- a CDS encoding ribonuclease H family protein — translation MLTVGVDGSALGNPGPAGWAWYIDDSNWAAGGWEEATNNRGELTAIIKILEATQDTDHDLTILADSQYAINSITKWLPGWKKKGWKKSDGKPVVNQDLMIQLDELMTSATAAGRNITFQWIKGHAGHPLNEAADTRANAAAKAFQAGKPVKTGPGLNIDQELQPPAPAQAQLHGTKDAPTARVTVHTPLDKTLADEIVQRAQQRGVTPHEELARLIEAGMTAVYDTDQ, via the coding sequence ATGCTCACCGTTGGAGTAGATGGATCAGCACTTGGCAACCCCGGCCCCGCAGGATGGGCCTGGTACATCGACGACTCCAACTGGGCAGCCGGCGGATGGGAAGAAGCCACCAATAATCGTGGCGAATTGACCGCCATCATCAAGATTCTAGAAGCGACTCAGGACACCGATCACGACCTCACGATCCTGGCTGACTCCCAATACGCAATCAACTCGATCACCAAGTGGCTTCCCGGGTGGAAGAAAAAAGGTTGGAAAAAATCCGATGGCAAACCTGTGGTCAACCAGGATCTGATGATCCAACTCGATGAACTTATGACCAGCGCAACAGCGGCCGGACGCAATATCACGTTCCAATGGATCAAAGGCCACGCCGGTCATCCGCTCAACGAAGCGGCAGACACCCGCGCGAACGCGGCAGCCAAAGCCTTCCAAGCTGGTAAACCCGTCAAAACCGGCCCGGGCCTCAATATCGACCAAGAGCTTCAACCACCCGCACCAGCGCAGGCGCAACTACACGGTACCAAGGACGCACCCACGGCCAGGGTAACGGTGCATACTCCATTAGATAAGACGTTGGCCGACGAAATAGTCCAACGTGCGCAACAACGTGGTGTGACGCCCCACGAAGAGCTCGCGCGACTGATCGAAGCCGGTATGACAGCCGTCTACGACACCGATCAGTGA